In Gopherus evgoodei ecotype Sinaloan lineage chromosome 10, rGopEvg1_v1.p, whole genome shotgun sequence, a single window of DNA contains:
- the PARP6 gene encoding protein mono-ADP-ribosyltransferase PARP6 isoform X10, which translates to MDIKGQYWTDDDSDGDNESEEFLYGVQGTCAADLYRHPQLDADIEAVKEIYSENSVSVREYGTIDDVDIDLHINISFLDEEVSTAWKVLRTEPIVLRLRFSLSQYLDGPEPSIEVFQPSNKEGFGLGLQLKKILGMFTSQQWKHLSNDFLKTQQEKRQSWFKSSVTIKKFRAGLSIFSPIPKSPSFPIIQDSILKGKLGVPELRVNRLMNRSISCTMKNPKVEVFGYPSSTQAGVAPFNILVGGHCKNIPTLEYGFLVQIMKYAEQRIPTLNEYCVVCDEQHVFQNGSMLKPAVCTRELCVFSFYTLGVMSGAAEEVATGAEVVDLLVAMCRAALESPRKSIIFEPYPSVVDPSDPKTLAFNPKKKNYERLQKALDSVMSIREMTQGSYLEIKKQMDKLDPLAHPLLQWIISSNRSHIVKLPLSRLKFMHTSHQFLLLSSPPAKEARFRTAKKLYGSTFAFHGSHIENWHSILRNGLVNASYTKLQGWGKDSTGCPQRMSSSRDITE; encoded by the exons ATG GACATCAAAGGCCAGTACTGGACTGACGATGATTCGGATGGAGACAATGAGTCGGAGGAATTCCTCTATGGAGTCCAG GGGACCTGCGCAGCGGATCTGTACCGACACCCGCAGCTGGATGCCGACATTGAGGCGGTGAAGGAAATCTACAGCGAGAACTCTGTGTCCGTCAG AGAATATGGGACCATTGACGATGTGGACATCGACCTCCACATCAATATCAGCTTCCTGGAT GAGGAGGTGTCGACGGCCTGGAAGGTCCTACGGACCGAACCCATTGTCCTGAGGCTGCGGTTCTCCCTCTCCCAGTACCTAGATGGACCCG AGCCATCGATCGAGGTTTTCCAGCCGTCTAATAAGGAGGGGTTTGGCTTGGGTCTTCAGCTGAAAAA GATCCTGGGAATGTTCACGTCCCAACAATGGAAACACCTCAGCAACGATTTCCTGAAGACCCAGCAGGAGAAGCGACAAAGCTGGTTCAAGTCGAGTGTCACCATCAAGAAATTCCGAGCAGGTCTCAGCATCTTCTCTCCCATCCCCAA GTCTCCCAGCTTCCCCATCATCCAGGACTCCATACTGAAGGGCAAGCTGGGGGTGCCAGAGCTCCGCGTCAATCGCCTTATGAACCGTTCCATCTCCTGCACCATGAAGAACCCCAAGGTGGAGGTGTTCGgctacccctccagcacccaggcAGGTGTCGCCCCATTCAACATCCTG GTTGGCGGCCATTGCAAGAACATCCCCACACTGGAGTACGGATTTCTCGTCCAG ATAATGAAGTATGCGGAGCAGCGGATCCCCACCCTGAATGAGTACTGCGTAGTGTGTGACGAGCAGCACGTCTTCCAGAACGGATCCATGCTCAAG CCGGCTGTGTGCACGCGGGAGCTGTGCGTCTTCTCCTTCTACACCCTGGGGGTGATGTCTGGCGCGGCGGAGGAGGTGGCCACGGGAGCAGAG GTGGTGGACCTGCTTGTGGCAATGTGCCGGGCTGCCCTGGAGTCCCCGCGCAAGAGCATCATCTTTGAGCCGTATCCCTCTGTGGTGGACCCCAGTGATCCCAAAACACTTGCCTTTAACCCCAAG AAGAAGAACTATGAGCGTCTGCAGAAGGCCCTGGACAGCGTGATGTCAATCCGGGAAATGACCCAG GGCTCGTATCTGGAAATCAAGAAGCAGATGGACAAGCTGGACCCTCTGGCACACCCTCTCTTGCAGTG GATAATCTCCAGTAACAGATCTCACATTGTCAAGCTGCCTCTCAGCAGG CTGAAATTCATGCACACCTCACACCAGTTCCTCCTGCTGAGCAGCCCCCCAGCCAAGGAAGCCCGGTTCCGCACAGCCAAGAAACTCTACGGGAGCACCTTCGCTTTTCA TGGATCTCACATTGAGAACTGGCATTCCATCCTACGCAACGGGCTGGTCAATGCGTCCTACACCAAACTGCAG
- the PARP6 gene encoding protein mono-ADP-ribosyltransferase PARP6 isoform X8, which yields MDIKGQYWTDDDSDGDNESEEFLYGVQGTCAADLYRHPQLDADIEAVKEIYSENSVSVREYGTIDDVDIDLHINISFLDEEVSTAWKVLRTEPIVLRLRFSLSQYLDGPEPSIEVFQPSNKEGFGLGLQLKKILGMFTSQQWKHLSNDFLKTQQEKRQSWFKSSVTIKKFRAGLSIFSPIPKSPSFPIIQDSILKGKLGVPELRVNRLMNRSISCTMKNPKVEVFGYPSSTQAGVAPFNILVGGHCKNIPTLEYGFLVQIMKYAEQRIPTLNEYCVVCDEQHVFQNGSMLKPAVCTRELCVFSFYTLGVMSGAAEEVATGAEVVDLLVAMCRAALESPRKSIIFEPYPSVVDPSDPKTLAFNPKKKNYERLQKALDSVMSIREMTQGSYLEIKKQMDKLDPLAHPLLQWIISSNRSHIVKLPLSRVRGRPPFRQLKFMHTSHQFLLLSSPPAKEARFRTAKKLYGSTFAFHGSHIENWHSILRNGLVNASYTKLQGWGKDSTGCPQRMSSSRDITE from the exons ATG GACATCAAAGGCCAGTACTGGACTGACGATGATTCGGATGGAGACAATGAGTCGGAGGAATTCCTCTATGGAGTCCAG GGGACCTGCGCAGCGGATCTGTACCGACACCCGCAGCTGGATGCCGACATTGAGGCGGTGAAGGAAATCTACAGCGAGAACTCTGTGTCCGTCAG AGAATATGGGACCATTGACGATGTGGACATCGACCTCCACATCAATATCAGCTTCCTGGAT GAGGAGGTGTCGACGGCCTGGAAGGTCCTACGGACCGAACCCATTGTCCTGAGGCTGCGGTTCTCCCTCTCCCAGTACCTAGATGGACCCG AGCCATCGATCGAGGTTTTCCAGCCGTCTAATAAGGAGGGGTTTGGCTTGGGTCTTCAGCTGAAAAA GATCCTGGGAATGTTCACGTCCCAACAATGGAAACACCTCAGCAACGATTTCCTGAAGACCCAGCAGGAGAAGCGACAAAGCTGGTTCAAGTCGAGTGTCACCATCAAGAAATTCCGAGCAGGTCTCAGCATCTTCTCTCCCATCCCCAA GTCTCCCAGCTTCCCCATCATCCAGGACTCCATACTGAAGGGCAAGCTGGGGGTGCCAGAGCTCCGCGTCAATCGCCTTATGAACCGTTCCATCTCCTGCACCATGAAGAACCCCAAGGTGGAGGTGTTCGgctacccctccagcacccaggcAGGTGTCGCCCCATTCAACATCCTG GTTGGCGGCCATTGCAAGAACATCCCCACACTGGAGTACGGATTTCTCGTCCAG ATAATGAAGTATGCGGAGCAGCGGATCCCCACCCTGAATGAGTACTGCGTAGTGTGTGACGAGCAGCACGTCTTCCAGAACGGATCCATGCTCAAG CCGGCTGTGTGCACGCGGGAGCTGTGCGTCTTCTCCTTCTACACCCTGGGGGTGATGTCTGGCGCGGCGGAGGAGGTGGCCACGGGAGCAGAG GTGGTGGACCTGCTTGTGGCAATGTGCCGGGCTGCCCTGGAGTCCCCGCGCAAGAGCATCATCTTTGAGCCGTATCCCTCTGTGGTGGACCCCAGTGATCCCAAAACACTTGCCTTTAACCCCAAG AAGAAGAACTATGAGCGTCTGCAGAAGGCCCTGGACAGCGTGATGTCAATCCGGGAAATGACCCAG GGCTCGTATCTGGAAATCAAGAAGCAGATGGACAAGCTGGACCCTCTGGCACACCCTCTCTTGCAGTG GATAATCTCCAGTAACAGATCTCACATTGTCAAGCTGCCTCTCAGCAGGGTACGTGGCCGCCCCCCTTTCAGG CAGCTGAAATTCATGCACACCTCACACCAGTTCCTCCTGCTGAGCAGCCCCCCAGCCAAGGAAGCCCGGTTCCGCACAGCCAAGAAACTCTACGGGAGCACCTTCGCTTTTCA TGGATCTCACATTGAGAACTGGCATTCCATCCTACGCAACGGGCTGGTCAATGCGTCCTACACCAAACTGCAG
- the PARP6 gene encoding protein mono-ADP-ribosyltransferase PARP6 isoform X9 — translation MDIKGQYWTDDDSDGDNESEEFLYGVQGTCAADLYRHPQLDADIEAVKEIYSENSVSVREYGTIDDVDIDLHINISFLDEEVSTAWKVLRTEPIVLRLRFSLSQYLDGPEPSIEVFQPSNKEGFGLGLQLKKILGMFTSQQWKHLSNDFLKTQQEKRQSWFKSSVTIKKFRAGLSIFSPIPKSPSFPIIQDSILKGKLGVPELRVNRLMNRSISCTMKNPKVEVFGYPSSTQAGVAPFNILVGGHCKNIPTLEYGFLVQIMKYAEQRIPTLNEYCVVCDEQHVFQNGSMLKPAVCTRELCVFSFYTLGVMSGAAEEVATGAEVVDLLVAMCRAALESPRKSIIFEPYPSVVDPSDPKTLAFNPKKKNYERLQKALDSVMSIREMTQGSYLEIKKQMDKLDPLAHPLLQWIISSNRSHIVKLPLSRQLKFMHTSHQFLLLSSPPAKEARFRTAKKLYGSTFAFHGSHIENWHSILRNGLVNASYTKLQGWGKDSTGCPQRMSSSRDITE, via the exons ATG GACATCAAAGGCCAGTACTGGACTGACGATGATTCGGATGGAGACAATGAGTCGGAGGAATTCCTCTATGGAGTCCAG GGGACCTGCGCAGCGGATCTGTACCGACACCCGCAGCTGGATGCCGACATTGAGGCGGTGAAGGAAATCTACAGCGAGAACTCTGTGTCCGTCAG AGAATATGGGACCATTGACGATGTGGACATCGACCTCCACATCAATATCAGCTTCCTGGAT GAGGAGGTGTCGACGGCCTGGAAGGTCCTACGGACCGAACCCATTGTCCTGAGGCTGCGGTTCTCCCTCTCCCAGTACCTAGATGGACCCG AGCCATCGATCGAGGTTTTCCAGCCGTCTAATAAGGAGGGGTTTGGCTTGGGTCTTCAGCTGAAAAA GATCCTGGGAATGTTCACGTCCCAACAATGGAAACACCTCAGCAACGATTTCCTGAAGACCCAGCAGGAGAAGCGACAAAGCTGGTTCAAGTCGAGTGTCACCATCAAGAAATTCCGAGCAGGTCTCAGCATCTTCTCTCCCATCCCCAA GTCTCCCAGCTTCCCCATCATCCAGGACTCCATACTGAAGGGCAAGCTGGGGGTGCCAGAGCTCCGCGTCAATCGCCTTATGAACCGTTCCATCTCCTGCACCATGAAGAACCCCAAGGTGGAGGTGTTCGgctacccctccagcacccaggcAGGTGTCGCCCCATTCAACATCCTG GTTGGCGGCCATTGCAAGAACATCCCCACACTGGAGTACGGATTTCTCGTCCAG ATAATGAAGTATGCGGAGCAGCGGATCCCCACCCTGAATGAGTACTGCGTAGTGTGTGACGAGCAGCACGTCTTCCAGAACGGATCCATGCTCAAG CCGGCTGTGTGCACGCGGGAGCTGTGCGTCTTCTCCTTCTACACCCTGGGGGTGATGTCTGGCGCGGCGGAGGAGGTGGCCACGGGAGCAGAG GTGGTGGACCTGCTTGTGGCAATGTGCCGGGCTGCCCTGGAGTCCCCGCGCAAGAGCATCATCTTTGAGCCGTATCCCTCTGTGGTGGACCCCAGTGATCCCAAAACACTTGCCTTTAACCCCAAG AAGAAGAACTATGAGCGTCTGCAGAAGGCCCTGGACAGCGTGATGTCAATCCGGGAAATGACCCAG GGCTCGTATCTGGAAATCAAGAAGCAGATGGACAAGCTGGACCCTCTGGCACACCCTCTCTTGCAGTG GATAATCTCCAGTAACAGATCTCACATTGTCAAGCTGCCTCTCAGCAGG CAGCTGAAATTCATGCACACCTCACACCAGTTCCTCCTGCTGAGCAGCCCCCCAGCCAAGGAAGCCCGGTTCCGCACAGCCAAGAAACTCTACGGGAGCACCTTCGCTTTTCA TGGATCTCACATTGAGAACTGGCATTCCATCCTACGCAACGGGCTGGTCAATGCGTCCTACACCAAACTGCAG